The Phycisphaeraceae bacterium genome has a window encoding:
- a CDS encoding amidohydrolase family protein gives MGTIEPGKAANLVVADGPLFARDTKIRDTWIDGRRYEITPPDAPSYKGAGLLRVVAADGQPVETKVVIDTARKTLSMDLPTGEQARARTITFDGTRLSFLIEGRLFGQPGYVQFTGALTDGSFTGSGAMPDLSRFTFTITPTDDPVEVAAADDEKPEEGAAGERAAAPGSGPGMDDGITGEWSAIVTSEQMPDGIPMTLTLRFERGVLTGNLSSDFFTADITDGTFDRASGQVAFTVTGSGMTTRTEATVQGNAMTGRVSGQGFNADLAASRSVRAAASGGSGAGGRGGRGEGAEETPAPITVMYPLGEYGLSEPPRPQRVLIKNATIWTSGPQGVIENGHMLVEDGRIAAVSNRPFAPGAIGPDVLVIDATGKHVTPGLIDCHSHTGISGGVNEGSQAVTAEVRIADVIDPDDINWYRQLAGGLTAANQLHGSANPIGGQNSVVKLKWGGGAEDFPIRDAIPGIKFALGENVKRSQNRYPNTRMGVETIIRDSFTAAREYKAEWDRYLALPRDVQDRTMPPRKDLELDALVEILEGKRLVHCHSYRQDEILMLIRVADDFGFKIGTLQHILEGYKVAEAIAAHGAGASSFSDWWAYKVEVMDAIPYNGAIMAAAGITVSFNSDSNELARRMNTEASKAVRYGGVSPVDALKFVTINPARQLRIDHRTGSLEPGKDADFVIWSGDPLSTYTRCEQTWIEGARYFSIEQDQELRRQVARERQRLIQKILTLAHGDPAKTGGGAGGGEGEGRGGEGAGPGGPGGTGGRGGRPGGTRPTPGGNPGTPGGTPGTGQPGFLVDSK, from the coding sequence ATGGGAACGATCGAGCCGGGCAAGGCGGCGAACCTGGTTGTCGCCGACGGACCGCTCTTCGCCAGGGACACCAAGATCCGCGACACGTGGATCGATGGACGCCGCTACGAGATCACGCCCCCCGACGCGCCGTCGTACAAGGGCGCGGGCCTGCTGCGCGTGGTAGCGGCGGACGGCCAGCCAGTCGAAACCAAGGTCGTCATCGACACCGCCAGGAAGACGCTGAGCATGGACCTGCCCACGGGCGAACAGGCCAGGGCGCGGACGATCACCTTCGACGGGACGCGGCTGTCCTTCCTCATCGAGGGCCGCCTGTTCGGACAGCCGGGCTACGTGCAGTTCACCGGCGCGCTGACGGATGGCTCCTTCACCGGTTCGGGCGCGATGCCTGATCTCTCGCGCTTCACCTTCACCATCACGCCCACGGATGATCCGGTGGAGGTCGCCGCCGCCGATGACGAGAAGCCGGAGGAGGGCGCCGCGGGCGAGCGGGCCGCCGCTCCCGGCTCCGGCCCCGGCATGGATGACGGCATCACCGGCGAGTGGTCGGCGATCGTCACCTCCGAGCAGATGCCCGACGGCATTCCCATGACTCTCACGCTGCGCTTCGAGCGAGGCGTGCTCACGGGCAATCTGTCATCCGACTTCTTCACGGCGGACATCACCGACGGCACGTTCGACCGCGCCTCGGGACAGGTGGCGTTCACCGTGACCGGCAGCGGCATGACCACGCGCACCGAGGCGACGGTGCAGGGCAACGCCATGACGGGGCGCGTCTCGGGTCAGGGCTTCAACGCCGACCTCGCCGCCTCGCGCAGCGTGCGCGCCGCCGCGAGCGGAGGAAGCGGCGCTGGAGGGCGCGGCGGGCGAGGCGAGGGGGCCGAGGAGACGCCCGCGCCCATCACCGTGATGTACCCGCTGGGCGAGTACGGGCTCTCCGAGCCGCCCAGGCCTCAGCGCGTGCTCATCAAGAACGCCACCATCTGGACCAGCGGTCCTCAGGGCGTCATCGAGAACGGACACATGCTGGTGGAGGACGGCCGCATCGCCGCCGTCAGCAACCGGCCCTTCGCGCCCGGAGCCATCGGGCCCGACGTGCTGGTGATCGACGCCACGGGCAAGCACGTCACGCCCGGGCTGATCGACTGTCACAGCCACACCGGCATCTCCGGCGGGGTGAACGAGGGCTCGCAGGCGGTGACCGCCGAAGTGCGCATCGCCGACGTCATCGACCCCGACGACATCAACTGGTATCGGCAACTGGCCGGCGGGCTGACCGCGGCCAACCAGTTGCACGGCTCGGCCAACCCGATCGGCGGTCAGAATTCGGTGGTCAAGCTCAAATGGGGAGGCGGCGCGGAGGACTTCCCCATCCGTGACGCCATTCCCGGCATCAAGTTCGCTCTGGGCGAGAACGTCAAGCGCAGCCAGAACCGCTATCCCAACACGCGCATGGGCGTGGAGACGATCATCCGCGACTCCTTCACCGCCGCCCGCGAGTACAAGGCGGAATGGGATCGCTACCTCGCCCTGCCGCGCGACGTGCAGGATCGCACCATGCCGCCCCGCAAGGATCTGGAGCTCGACGCCCTCGTCGAGATTCTCGAGGGCAAGCGGCTGGTCCACTGCCACTCGTACCGGCAGGATGAGATTCTCATGCTGATCCGCGTGGCCGACGACTTCGGCTTCAAGATTGGCACGCTGCAGCACATTCTCGAAGGGTACAAGGTGGCCGAGGCCATCGCCGCCCACGGCGCGGGGGCCAGCAGTTTCAGCGACTGGTGGGCCTACAAGGTGGAGGTGATGGACGCGATCCCCTACAACGGCGCCATCATGGCCGCCGCCGGCATCACCGTGTCCTTCAACTCCGATTCCAACGAACTGGCCCGCCGCATGAACACCGAGGCCAGCAAGGCGGTGCGGTACGGCGGGGTGTCGCCGGTCGATGCCCTCAAGTTCGTCACCATCAACCCCGCCAGGCAGCTGCGCATCGACCACCGCACCGGCTCGCTGGAGCCGGGCAAGGACGCGGACTTCGTCATCTGGTCGGGCGACCCGCTTTCAACGTACACCCGCTGCGAGCAGACGTGGATCGAAGGCGCTCGGTATTTCTCCATCGAGCAGGATCAGGAACTGCGCCGACAGGTGGCCAGAGAGCGGCAGCGGCTCATCCAGAAGATCCTCACGCTCGCCCACGGCGACCCGGCCAAGACAGGCGGGGGAGCGGGCGGCGGCGAGGGCGAAGGTCGCGGCGGTGAAGGCGCCGGTCCCGGCGGGCCGGGAGGAACAGGGGGGCGAGGCGGACGGCCGGGCGGAACGCGACCGACGCCGGGCGGAAACCCCGGAACCCCCGGAGGAACCCCGGGAACAGGTCAACCGGGTTTCCTGGTCGACTCGAAGTGA
- a CDS encoding helix-turn-helix transcriptional regulator, protein MPRPSDILCRRFGRAVRERRLELGLTQEALAVRAKLNRSYITDVERGARNIALVNMARLVRALDMTVIEFFRRYDLEGSE, encoded by the coding sequence ATGCCGCGTCCGAGTGACATCCTCTGCCGTCGATTCGGTCGTGCTGTTCGTGAACGGCGATTGGAACTTGGGTTGACGCAGGAAGCGCTCGCCGTCCGCGCCAAGCTGAATCGCTCGTACATCACCGATGTCGAGCGAGGAGCCAGGAATATCGCACTGGTCAACATGGCACGACTCGTTCGTGCGTTGGACATGACCGTGATCGAATTTTTCCGCAGGTATGACCTGGAAGGGAGTGAGTGA
- a CDS encoding site-specific DNA-methyltransferase: MDPIASWLDTVQCMDCVEGMRQLPDVCIDHAVFSPPYDQIRTYKGFSYDLARTGEELFRVLKDGAIAAMVIQDQTIKFGKSLTSFRTIVDWCDRIGFKLFECVIYRKHGSEGAWWTHRFRVDHEYIPLFLKGDRPAYFNKEPLKVPSKHGGKVMSGSGNRRTDGETNSTVRRPINEMKCRGTVWPYLMAGDKDPLKRKHPAVFPDAIPRDTIQCFCPEGGIVLDPFMGCGTTAVAAKQMGRHFIGFDISAEYCELVRQRLGKDANLLF; this comes from the coding sequence ATGGACCCGATCGCCTCGTGGCTCGACACGGTGCAGTGCATGGACTGCGTTGAGGGGATGCGCCAGCTACCAGACGTCTGTATCGACCACGCGGTGTTCTCTCCGCCGTACGACCAGATTCGTACCTACAAGGGGTTCTCGTACGACCTCGCTCGGACCGGCGAGGAGCTCTTCAGGGTGCTCAAGGACGGCGCCATCGCCGCAATGGTCATTCAGGACCAGACGATCAAGTTCGGCAAGTCGTTGACATCCTTCCGCACGATCGTGGACTGGTGCGACCGCATCGGCTTCAAGTTGTTCGAGTGCGTCATCTATCGCAAGCACGGGTCGGAGGGCGCGTGGTGGACGCATCGATTTCGCGTAGATCACGAGTACATCCCACTGTTTCTCAAGGGCGACCGTCCGGCGTACTTCAACAAGGAGCCGCTGAAAGTGCCCTCGAAGCACGGCGGCAAGGTGATGAGCGGAAGCGGCAACCGGCGTACCGATGGGGAAACCAACTCCACGGTGCGTCGGCCGATCAATGAGATGAAGTGCCGTGGGACTGTCTGGCCCTATCTGATGGCCGGTGACAAGGATCCGCTCAAGCGGAAGCACCCGGCGGTGTTCCCGGATGCGATTCCGCGTGACACGATTCAGTGCTTCTGCCCGGAGGGGGGTATTGTTCTCGACCCGTTCATGGGGTGCGGAACGACAGCCGTCGCGGCGAAGCAGATGGGCCGCCATTTCATCGGCTTCGACATCAGCGCTGAGTACTGTGAACTGGTTCGGCAACGGCTTGGCAAGGACGCGAACCTCCTGTTCTGA
- a CDS encoding class I SAM-dependent methyltransferase — MQDPDAEMDFIDRVWTERRGRLARTLREDFCGSAIASCAWVKRRRENRAWGVDVNPAVLAWAAARLPGRLTSAQRRRLVLVQGDVLTARTPRVESIVAMNFSSFIFKTRPAMLRYLRTVHANLARGGIFFMDAYGGSESFEEMEEERDLDGFTYVWDQHLYNPVTGEVINRIHFRFPDGTEIRSAFEYDWRLWTLPELREMLEEAGFRHVTVYWEGTDPETNEGDGVFTPTMRGEACPGWIAYLVGEK; from the coding sequence GTGCAGGATCCGGACGCGGAGATGGACTTCATCGACCGCGTATGGACCGAGCGCCGAGGCCGCCTGGCCCGTACGTTGCGCGAGGACTTCTGCGGCAGCGCGATCGCCTCGTGCGCATGGGTGAAGCGCCGCCGCGAGAACCGCGCGTGGGGCGTGGACGTCAACCCCGCGGTGCTGGCGTGGGCCGCGGCGCGGCTGCCCGGGCGCCTCACCTCCGCCCAGCGACGACGCCTCGTGCTGGTGCAGGGCGACGTGCTCACGGCGCGCACGCCCAGGGTCGAATCCATCGTGGCGATGAACTTCTCCTCGTTCATTTTCAAGACGCGCCCGGCGATGCTGCGATATCTGCGCACCGTCCACGCCAACCTGGCAAGGGGCGGCATCTTCTTCATGGACGCCTACGGCGGCAGCGAGTCCTTCGAGGAGATGGAGGAGGAACGCGACCTGGACGGATTCACCTACGTCTGGGATCAGCACCTCTACAACCCCGTCACCGGCGAGGTCATCAACCGCATTCACTTCCGCTTCCCTGACGGCACCGAGATCCGCAGCGCCTTCGAGTACGACTGGCGGTTGTGGACCCTGCCCGAACTGCGCGAGATGCTCGAGGAAGCGGGATTCCGCCACGTCACCGTCTACTGGGAGGGCACCGACCCCGAGACGAACGAAGGCGACGGCGTCTTCACGCCCACCATGCGCGGCGAGGCGTGTCCCGGCTGGATCGCGTACCTCGTAGGGGAGAAGTGA
- a CDS encoding flagellar biosynthesis anti-sigma factor FlgM, with amino-acid sequence MSCAIVDELGKVQAFSTAGPINMAEQRATICPPDRHDRGTMREEKGGGSVLTKPIARRECSMSDFAPIGPAGAPGQVSRSHLNGHAGRAHAPTTTPIEIKLDRDDRVELSDRAVLLEELRRLPDIRQDRVEAARQAIARGEYPTDAQVDAALERLLEDLAE; translated from the coding sequence ATGAGTTGCGCGATTGTGGATGAATTGGGCAAAGTTCAAGCGTTTTCGACAGCCGGACCGATCAATATGGCGGAGCAACGGGCCACGATCTGCCCGCCGGACCGCCATGACCGCGGGACAATGCGTGAGGAGAAAGGTGGCGGAAGCGTCCTCACGAAACCGATAGCCCGAAGGGAGTGTTCGATGTCAGATTTCGCGCCGATCGGCCCGGCGGGTGCGCCCGGGCAGGTGTCCCGTTCACACCTGAACGGGCACGCCGGAAGAGCCCACGCGCCCACGACGACACCAATTGAGATCAAACTCGATCGCGATGATCGCGTCGAGTTGTCCGACCGAGCCGTGCTTCTGGAAGAGCTGCGACGGCTGCCGGACATCCGTCAGGACCGCGTGGAAGCCGCTCGGCAAGCCATCGCCCGGGGCGAGTACCCCACCGACGCCCAGGTGGATGCCGCGCTGGAGCGACTGCTGGAGGATCTGGCCGAGTAA